From the Lampris incognitus isolate fLamInc1 chromosome 10, fLamInc1.hap2, whole genome shotgun sequence genome, one window contains:
- the gosr2 gene encoding Golgi SNAP receptor complex member 2 isoform X1, with protein METLYHQTNKQIHELQSHMGRLESTDRQSVHLLENELQARIDQIFNHLERLEILASKEPLNRRQNAKLRVDQLKYDVQHLQTALRNFQHRRYAREAQEREREELMSRTFTTNDADTSIPIDETLQFNSSLHNAHRNMDDLLGSGSGILTGLRDQRGTLKGTHKKMLDVANMLGLSNTVMRLIERRATQDKFIMIGGMLLTCIVMFLVVKYLG; from the exons ATGGAGACGCTTTACCACCAGACGAACAA GCAAATCCATGAGCTGCAGTCTCACATGGGAAGACTGGAGTCAACAGATCGCCAGTCAGTACACC TTTTGGAGAATGAACTGCAGGCTAGAATTGACCAGATCTTCAATCATTTAGAACGTCTCGAAATCCTGGCCAGCAAGGAACCACTGAACCGCCGCCAGAATGCCAAATT GCGGGTGGACCAGCTCAAATACGATGTTCAGCACCTGCAGACGGCCTTACGAAACTTCCAGCATCGACGCTATGCCAGAGAGGCCCaggaaagagaaagggaggaaCTCATGAGCCGTACCTTCACTACCAAT GACGCAGACACCTCTATACCCATAGACGAGACCCTACAGTTTAACTCAAGCCTGCACAatgcacacagaaacatggacgaTCTCCTGGGCAGCGGAAGTGGCATCCTCACCGGCCTCAGAGATCAAAGGGGGACACTCAAG GGGACCCATAAGAAGATGCTGGACGTGGCCAATATGTTGGGGTTGTCCAACACAGTGATGAGACTGATTGAGAGGCGTGCTACCCAGGATAAGTTCATCATGATCGGAGGCATGCTGCTGACCTGCATCGTCATGTTTCTGGTCGTCAAGTACCTGGGCTGA
- the gosr2 gene encoding Golgi SNAP receptor complex member 2 isoform X2: protein MGRLESTDRQSVHLLENELQARIDQIFNHLERLEILASKEPLNRRQNAKLRVDQLKYDVQHLQTALRNFQHRRYAREAQEREREELMSRTFTTNDADTSIPIDETLQFNSSLHNAHRNMDDLLGSGSGILTGLRDQRGTLKGTHKKMLDVANMLGLSNTVMRLIERRATQDKFIMIGGMLLTCIVMFLVVKYLG, encoded by the exons ATGGGAAGACTGGAGTCAACAGATCGCCAGTCAGTACACC TTTTGGAGAATGAACTGCAGGCTAGAATTGACCAGATCTTCAATCATTTAGAACGTCTCGAAATCCTGGCCAGCAAGGAACCACTGAACCGCCGCCAGAATGCCAAATT GCGGGTGGACCAGCTCAAATACGATGTTCAGCACCTGCAGACGGCCTTACGAAACTTCCAGCATCGACGCTATGCCAGAGAGGCCCaggaaagagaaagggaggaaCTCATGAGCCGTACCTTCACTACCAAT GACGCAGACACCTCTATACCCATAGACGAGACCCTACAGTTTAACTCAAGCCTGCACAatgcacacagaaacatggacgaTCTCCTGGGCAGCGGAAGTGGCATCCTCACCGGCCTCAGAGATCAAAGGGGGACACTCAAG GGGACCCATAAGAAGATGCTGGACGTGGCCAATATGTTGGGGTTGTCCAACACAGTGATGAGACTGATTGAGAGGCGTGCTACCCAGGATAAGTTCATCATGATCGGAGGCATGCTGCTGACCTGCATCGTCATGTTTCTGGTCGTCAAGTACCTGGGCTGA